The DNA region CACCGAGACACAGAACACATGTCCATACGATAGTACATATAGATGTTTGCCCTCTTAGCTTGAAGCTCTCTGCCAGACTACAACATCACAGGCACTGGACATTTGTGtgggtttgttttttctAATACCAATCTTTCTATGCCGTGAGATGTGCAGAGACTATTGGATAATGTAAGATCTAAAGGGGGCTTGGAGATGCAAGAGAGCATCTTGTCCCAGGAGATATCTCGACAATCAGGGGTGCTGTAGACTCCAGAACAAGCACAGACCGACTACGGGAAAGGCAGGCTGAAAGAGGCAGTAGATAAATAGAAGTGAGAGTGACTAAGTACGGATGATTCATTAGTATAACGAAAGAAAAAGGTAGTGTACCACGTGAGAACACAGGTGAGTGGTGATTTACACCTGATCTTTGCTCTTGCGCTAGAACACTCTTCTTATCATAAATCAAGTTTATAATCCGTGAGCACGCGGAAGGGATCAGGAGGCCAGCGCGTCCACGCGCGTATGAAGTCCAAGCATGACCTATTCTTGCACCTGGACACCCTCTTTTTTGCAAACAATATTTATGATCTGTGATTACAAGTTGGAGATGAAAACATTGAGCGCGTCTGGATCTTGGCTTGGATGATGCTGAGATAGTTTGTGAGTATGAAACACTGAGGCAAATAATAATATGGTTCTGTTGGAAGTAGACGTTTTGAGTAGTGGCACATATATagttttggtgatggttcaGCAGTCTATCCATGGGTTCTTTGTGCCTCGACTAAGCTGAAGCATTGTCTTCATGCATACCCTGTGAATAGTTTTGTATTCTGTTTCCTATACCCATTGTCTAGACCGTTTGcgcccccccccaacccttccccccattGAAACTACATACTCATGTTACACTGCAACAGACAGGcgttgtttttttcttcgacCATCTCCAATATGACTTTGGGTGCCATATTGGACTGAACAACCCCAGTGTCATTATTGTCTTCAACATTTATCTGAGCTTTGAATTTCATGAGACTACATAAACACGTCTGTGGCTCAAGGGGTTGATTCTGAATTGTTCGAGTGAAATGGGCAAGCGTCGAGTGCGACGCGGAATTGTAAATAGTGCATTCAGACTCAGAGACCTACTTCGCCAAACGTCCCAGCTTTGCAAACCCTTTGTTTTCTTTAGAGGATGAGATTCCGCATCCAGAAACTGATTCCTAccaagctccaagctccaAGCTCTCAACTTGATAACAAGGAATCAGTTTAGGACAAACCCATGTCGGGGTAGGTTGAGGCCGGGCATGATGATAATTAGATATTGATCAGTGCTTCATCACACAGTAGCATTCACAATAATATTATACAGCAGAACTTTTAATGAGTGAGTTAATCCTTCAAGATTTATTCCCCATTGATCCTCTCACCATTGCTTCATTGACACCGGCGATGTCCCATTCCAGGGGCTCAAGGGCGAATGCCAAGACTGCGACCCAGGTAAGGGTTTCTTTCAATCGGGCACTGTACGGAAACGAAAAAAAGTGAGATTGGCACACAGGTCAAAGAGATCGAACCCGGGGAGAAGACAGGCTTCTTTGACATTGGGCTGGATTCCAATCGTCCCTTCCCGTCTTTGATCCCAATAACATGGACTTGGGTCGGTTGAGAACAAAGACCGATTACCTAAGCACTGTCCATGCTGGATTTAGACACTGTTTCCACGGCACGCCCAGGCACTAACAGCACCGTCGGATCCTGTCAGCTCTAGCGGTACTCGGCTTCATTGGACGCCCCGGGCCCCGGGCTCGAGCTGGTATTATTCTGAACAACACATCCCTTGAACGGGActgctcaacaccatcactcCCGATTATTTGCCACATAATCGATCCATTGTCGAAATCTTCTCGAGTCGTAGCAATCACACCTCGGTTTTCTGGCACGATTAGCATGGAAAACGGGGAGCTGCGCGAGCCGCAACATCAGGGCCGTATGTAGCCAGCAACCGAGACATCAACGCCCCAAGACATCCCCAGATCCGACCTTCAGTTTACTTCATCATGCCCCCGCGCAGGTCGCACAAGAAGTCGCGGGCTGGCTGCCGTCGTTgcaaggcgaggaagatcaAGGTGTGTATGCGCCTTTGGATTTTCTATTCGTCAGTTATTGCTAACACTCAATGCGACCAGTGCGATGAAGTCCACCCACGATGCGGCAACTGCGTAAAGCACGGCGTCGCTTGCGACTTTGAGCACCCCGAAGTCCTCGCCGACCTccaagccgccgccgcagcagcagctcaaaccccctccacccccgcgACGACCGTCAACTTCGGCTCCCCCATCGTCCCCTCCGCcggccacctctccctcgcctccgctCCGCTCGCCCGACCCCTacccccacctcccatgtccaccaccaccgccccggGACATCGACTCCTCGAACTCAAACTCATGCACCACTACACAGTCATGACCTGCAAAACATTCACCTTCACCGCACCCGTAACAGAAGACATTTGGAAAATCACCGtccccaacctcgccttctccgGCTCCCAACACCTAGCAgactccatcctcgccgtcgccgccctccacctccgaagcatcaaccccaacgacAAAGAAATCGTCCGCGCCTCCCATGCCTACATGGCCGCCTCGCTGGAAGAATACTCGGCCACCCTCAACCAAGGAatcaaccacaccaacgCCGAAGCCCTGTTTCTAACCGCAGCCCTCATAGCCTTCCAGTCCACCGCCACCCGCGTCTTCATGAAAGACGAAGGCCTAAGCATaaactcatcctccacctcctccctctcctccgaccCATCAAAACGCCACCAGCAACCTGGCTGCTACGCCATCCCCTTCACCTGGTTCCACTCCTTCCAAGGCGTCAAAGCCATCACGGCCGCCTCCTGGCAGTATTTACGAGTGTCACCGGTGGTAACCCAGGTAATCAACTCCCAAGCCGCCCTCCAACTCGACTTCCGCACCGGCCCAGAGACGTTTTTTGGCCATTTGTTGGAAGGGCTAGAAGAGGAGCTGAGTAACCCCCCCTCTAGCTTTGACGCTCGGGTGCCGTTGACGTCGAGACCGTTGCCACCAGCAAACAGCCCGGACCATATTTCTGCCACGAGACAAGCCTACCAGCATGCGGTGGCGGTGCTGAACTGGGCGCACAAGATCCCGCACAAGGGCGCGCCGTTGGCGTTCCCGGCTACGGTGTCCAAAAGATTCATTGAGCTACTTGAGGAACGGCGGCCTCGGGCACTGGCGATTTTGGCGTGTTTTTTTGCCTTGTTGAAGTCGCTTgatggggtttggtggttgcaGGGGATGGCGAGACGGGAAGTCCTGGGGGTTGTGTCGTTGTTTAACAGTGATTTTTTCGGGCCGGACGCGTATAGGAAGTGGTGGCCTCATTTGGAGTGGGCGATGAGGATCGCGCTTTTCGAGCCGGagagggatgggaatgggcaACAGGGGGGGATGCCGATACCGCCAGAGGTTTGGGGGAGTGATTGGTTTGCCGAGGAGAgggcgctggaggagcaggggagggagcagggggATTACTTTGGGCATATTGAGCTGTTGAGTCAGATGAGCAGTGCGGTGAATAGCATTCCGACTGTGCCGGAGTATGCTGCTATGATGGCTGGGGCTAGAGGgcagggggggaggtgacaATCATGGTTttagggggaggggggtagTGGGGGAAAAAGAATATTTGccgtgatggtggtttgggCTTACTGGAGGGAAGGATATCGACCTGATTGGGTTGAACCTGGGAGCTACTGGGAGGAAGGATATTGGGATATCAGTCGTATAAGTTTCAGCTGGTCAGGATTTTTGCCGTCGAGTGGAAAAAGTCCGATACGGAGACAGAAGAAAGGGATCGACATAGCCACACTAAAGTTGGGCTCATCCCCCAAAGTTGATGTTTGGCGGGAAAGTTTTGGAAGTATGGAATACTTCCTGGAGTATGTACTATGTTgcagaaagaggaggaggaggatgaagcccAACAACGGGCCACTGCCTGGTCAAACAAACAGGCAACAGGTATTTGGAAACACAGAACATGGATTTGCAATGTAATTTTCCGCATGTAGAACAAAAGGTAGACAGCAACTTTCTTCGAAGATGGCTGTCGTCTATGAAGGAACCACACAAAAAAACATATAATCATTACGCCATTTAGCCCCCGTTCCTTGTGCTATAATATTTTGAAGTtgccccccaaaaaacaGTCCCACATAACAACACAGCCCAAAAATGTAAACGCCCGCAAAAGGTATATGATGCTCAAAAGAATCACCGTAACAAACTTAGATAtcgaccttcttcttgcgcttGGGCGCCTCCTCCACTACCGTCTCCGCCTCGTCGAGGACATCCCGTTCGCGCTTGAGACCCTTCATCTTTCTTGTCTGGAGCTGGCTGAGATCCAGCTTGCCCATGTGGATTCTGCCGAGCTTGTCACCCATGATGTCGGTGGAGatgttcttcttggtgcGCTCCTCGTTGGTCTTCGCCTTACGCAGCGCCTCCTTGAGCATAGCCTCGTCGGGTTCTTGGATTCTACCGATGCGGAAGTCGATGCGGGGACCATgttcctccagctcgacgCGGGGAAGCTTTTGGCCGGAGCGCTTGGTCTGGATGGTGTAGacgcggaggcggaggacaGCCTTGGAGGATGGGTCGTCGGAGTtctcggcggtggtgggctcgTCAGCAgtgacaacgacaacgaaaCGGAGACCCTCGACGTCAATCTTGTCGGATGTCTCGCCGCGGAAGAAGTCAATGAGCATGGACTTGGCCATGGTGAAGCCATTCGGTACAGGAGATTCGCTAGAGAATAGGTTAGCATTCACGCAAAGTAGTTAGATGCCAAGAAGTGAAACATACAAGGCCGTCCCCGCAAAAACCATCAACGGCCTGGTTCCCACTGGCACCTTCTGGGTCTTGAACTGCGAAATGCTGCGGAACGACTCGCCATCGAGGCAGAGCTCAAGCATGTCGAGGATCTTGTAGTCAAAGGTGCGCGCAaaggtgatggtgtgtggGCGCTTCTTGTTGGAGCTgccaaacaacaaaagacTACAGTCGTTTTTCTcagagaagaaggcgagcgAGCTGGCGTCTTCGAAAGGATGGATCgcattcttcttctggaagcGCTTGGCATGGACTTGCCTGAGCGCATAGAGATCGCCTAGGGCATCTTGTGTCTGTTTTAGAACTCCTTCTTAGCATACATTCATCTCAATTGCATCGTGGTGGCATCGACATACGATTTGACTGCAGGAGGTACCCCTCAGAAAGAGGGCCTTCTTGGGGTTCTCGACGGCTTTCGGCGCCCGCTTCTCGAGGGCACGCTTCGAGCGAGCGGTTTTGGGCTTTCTGAATTTCAAAGTAATTAGCCCTGTTATGCGACGGCTTCCCGAGTCGAATTGGAGGTGCTTACACTGTGCGAAGCATTTTGATGGCGATGTCGTCAaaaagttgatgatggtggtgctaaCTTGAATGGCTGCGAAATTATTTTGGCTAAGCTCAACTTTCTTATCAGCTTATCGCTGCGCTCTTGCGCTTGGTGAATCTGGGTGGGGCCGGCGGAAATGTGGGGCCCTGGACTTTAACGTCAACTCCAAGCTTCACATCATGGCATATGAAGGGTACCAGCATCAATGGATGTTACAGCAATACGAGAAGTCGGCGCATTACTATCTTGGAGATTCCAGTCAAGTATATTCCTATATTAGTAACATTTACTATGAACGTATGAACAAAGGTTTATTGTTGGTGTCGGGGATAATCCATATTCACCACACTAATGAGTTGACCAAACACCTCCCGCCACCATATTTTGGGAGTTTTGATAGAAGTCCTCAATGCCCAATCTCAAGTTCTGCTTAGTACCTGGGACTTTGTGATGAGCTGACCACTGGGCCGGCGTATTGGTTTTGAGTGCTCTGTCATCAAGAGAGCCACAGGCATCGTGACTGCGGTGGATGAGATGTTGTTGGTTACGAGGTACCGGGAAGCACTTGCTACTGAATGGAAACCTTGAGGTCCATGCTGCGGCAACCATGCCGATGGGTCTGGTCCCGGAAATAGTGCACCAGTTCGTCTGATGTGATCCTATCTCATCCCAGTCATTGTGGGCTCTTGGGTAGCGTTTGTGAGATATTGAGTTGTAGGagacccttttttttctgttgtAAAATTCTTAGTTCTAAGTTGTGGCGGGAATTTAAAGCTCGTTGTGCAGAAGTCGGTAAGAGGATAGAGTAGAAAATAGGCGAACAGTCAACTTGGATGGCGCAATATGATCTTTCGAGTATTTACCTAAATATGTGATGATTGTAAATATTTATACGAACACAAAGAAGATAGATTGACACTTGAAATAATTTGGCCCGTCTTGAAAACATGCTGCTCCATCTGTTTGTATGCCATGACTGTTGATTTGGGCCGAGAGAGTATCCTCGGGTACCGCACCCGGGCCTTCGACATTGATATCTTTGGGTGCCGAACAAAGCCTCTTGCCAAAATTTGCCTGCGTATTGCAAATGCTTTTTCATGCCGAGGTGTCGCCAGCTGTTGCCCCACCGTACGGTGTTCTTTTGTCCATCTCTGTGGCCTTCGCTGGGCTGACACGTGTGCGTCGAGCGCGGCGGGCGAGTCTGCCCAGCAGCATCAGAATGTCTTGCGCT from Podospora pseudoanserina strain CBS 124.78 chromosome 1, whole genome shotgun sequence includes:
- a CDS encoding hypothetical protein (EggNog:ENOG503P44J; COG:S), giving the protein MPPRRSHKKSRAGCRRCKARKIKCDEVHPRCGNCVKHGVACDFEHPEVLADLQAAAAAAAQTPSTPATTVNFGSPIVPSAGHLSLASAPLARPLPPPPMSTTTAPGHRLLELKLMHHYTVMTCKTFTFTAPVTEDIWKITVPNLAFSGSQHLADSILAVAALHLRSINPNDKEIVRASHAYMAASLEEYSATLNQGINHTNAEALFLTAALIAFQSTATRVFMKDEGLSINSSSTSSLSSDPSKRHQQPGCYAIPFTWFHSFQGVKAITAASWQYLRVSPVVTQVINSQAALQLDFRTGPETFFGHLLEGLEEELSNPPSSFDARVPLTSRPLPPANSPDHISATRQAYQHAVAVLNWAHKIPHKGAPLAFPATVSKRFIELLEERRPRALAILACFFALLKSLDGVWWLQGMARREVLGVVSLFNSDFFGPDAYRKWWPHLEWAMRIALFEPERDGNGQQGGMPIPPEVWGSDWFAEERALEEQGREQGDYFGHIELLSQMSSAVNSIPTVPEYAAMMAGARGQGGR
- the RPF2 gene encoding rRNA-binding ribosome biosynthesis protein rpf2 (EggNog:ENOG503NV15; COG:J; BUSCO:EOG09263EBB) — protein: MLRTVKPKTARSKRALEKRAPKAVENPKKALFLRGTSCSQITQDALGDLYALRQVHAKRFQKKNAIHPFEDASSLAFFSEKNDCSLLLFGSSNKKRPHTITFARTFDYKILDMLELCLDGESFRSISQFKTQKVPVGTRPLMVFAGTAFESPVPNGFTMAKSMLIDFFRGETSDKIDVEGLRFVVVVTADEPTTAENSDDPSSKAVLRLRVYTIQTKRSGQKLPRVELEEHGPRIDFRIGRIQEPDEAMLKEALRKAKTNEERTKKNISTDIMGDKLGRIHMGKLDLSQLQTRKMKGLKRERDVLDEAETVVEEAPKRKKKVDI